One Triticum dicoccoides isolate Atlit2015 ecotype Zavitan chromosome 5B, WEW_v2.0, whole genome shotgun sequence genomic window carries:
- the LOC119305103 gene encoding uncharacterized protein LOC119305103, with translation MMCTPYLVGKTMEWMFLGFLVLKEKKQPKKYQLVLLARKMYLYWEKVQPITGPKYDPLALLSLLMRNWTEDMAVRRDKYDYEYGRGVGMIDDNIIEEYRLKKIAEEEAQKTKKASSKKSNDTGTRKEGSTSEASSQKPTMDRILSEMNELRKEMLRLPELCAQRMIEKLNKTGVSYKPSNLEEDEENLYGGINESSNDVGRPQKEFVYQKDDSYRFRTPSKMNLQKDDNGVDVTSRENTLFYCTPEYWDSFKGDMDDPVQVPEVSDEKAATSLETDEIASHASVGSQGVQEEVEEVTGRRKRRGSQHVNSPYVVPKPNKRAKRSAKGKLFQNGDVNKSGDEYDVVKASIKYVRAHEHLQKHAKTEIFNDGMEEGLTVRRACQIINHEWLSGDVIDAYSSFLVDKVNDDRFMLTTWRIHWLLHVRPRKKTAGNDYEAESHSNGPVNRCEDEYFKKSKTYIPLNKQNNHWITVVMHSGKREFQVLDSLMTGKLDTITRELVEDLRKQLAEDIQEANATGIVNYPDVFKWPIQTYDMPKQHDGNSCGLFLLRCFQNWDGDKWTGLFSQTSIDDSRELMIAQLIFSERNKLDEVKNKVIRISKKKK, from the exons ATGATGTGTACTCCATATTTGGTTGGAAAAACAATGGAGTGGATGTTTTTGGGTTTCTTAGTACTGAAGGAGAAAAAGCAACCAAAAAAATACCAGTTAGTTTTGTTAGCAAGAAAAATG TACCTATACTGGGAGAAGGTGCAACCAATCACCGGTCCAAAATATGATCCGTTGGCATTGTTGAGCCTGCTGATGAGGAACTGGACGGAAGATATGGCTGTGAGAAGAGACAAATACGACTACGAATATGGTCGTGGTGTTGGGATG ATCGATGACAACATTATAGAGGAGTATAGGTTGAAAAAAATTGCGGAAGAAGAAGCTCAAAAAACCAAGAAAGCTAGTAGCAAAAAATCTAACGATACTGGAACGAGGAAAGAGGGCAGTACCTCGGAGGCTTCGAGTCAGAAGCCTACTATGGACCGGATTTTGAGTGAGATGAATGAGCTTCGGAAGGAAATGCTTCGTTTGCCAGAGTTATGCGCACAG AGGATGATTGAGAAACTGAACAAAACTGGCGTCTCCTACAAACCCAGTAACCTGGAAGAGGACGAAGAGAATCTGTACGGAGGCATTAATGAGTCTTCAAACGATGTTGGACGTCCGCAAAAAGAGTTTGTATATCAAAAAGATGATTCATACCGGTTCCGCACACCTTCCAAAATGAATTTGCAAAAGGATGATAACGGCGTTGATGTAACTTCTCGTGAAAACACACTTTTTTACTGCACACCTGAGTACTGGGATAGTTTCAAGGGTGATATGGATGATCCTGTCCAAGTACCAGAAGTATCAGATGAAAAAGCTGCCACATCTTTAGAGACGGACGAAATCGCATCGCATGCGTCGGTTGGTTCTCAAGGAGTACAAGAGGAAGTGGAGGAGGTTACTGGCAGGCGCAAGCGCAGAGGATCACAACATGTCAACTCTCCTTATGTGGTCCCTAAACCAAACAAACGTGCAAAACGTTCTGCCAAAGGAA AATTGTTCCAAAATGGTGATGTTAACAAATCTGGTGATGAGTATGATGTGGTGAAAGCGTCCATCAAGTACGTGCGTGCGCATGAGCATTTACAAAAACATGCCAAAACAGAAATTTTCAATGATGGCATGGAAGAAGGTCTCACTGTGAGGAGAGCTTGTCAGATTATTAACCATGAGTGGCTAAGTGGCGAC GTAATTGATGCATACTCATCATTTTTGGTCGACAAAGTTAATGATGATCGTTTCATGTTAACAACTTGGAGGATACATTGGTTGCTTCACGTTAGACCCAGAAAGAAGACCGCCGGTAATGATTATGAAGCAGAGTCGCATAGTAATGGACCCGTGAACAGATGTGAGGACGAGTATTTCAAAAAATCAAAG ACTTACATTCCTCTAAACAAGCAAAATAATCACTGGATTACTGTCGTTATGCATAGCGGAAAAAGAGAGTTTCAGGTTCTTGACTCGTTGATGACCGGAAAACTTGACACTATTACTAGAGAACTCGTTGAGGACCTG AGAAAACAACTAGCAGAAGATATCCAAGAAGCAAATGCAACCGGAATTGTGAATTATCCGGATGTTTTCAAGTGGCCTATTCAAACGTATGACATGCCAAAACAACATGATGG GAATTCGTGTGGACTATTTCTCCTTCGATGCTTTCAAAATTGGGATGGTGACAAATGGACAGGCTTATTTTCACAG ACCTCAATTGATGATTCAAGAGAGTTAATGATTGCGCAACTTATATTTTCGGAAAGAAACAAGCTTGATGAAGTGAAAAACAAAGTTATTCGgatatcaaagaagaagaaatag